In Candidatus Cloacimonadaceae bacterium, the DNA window ATCGAACAACAGTCCACCGATATGAACCGCATGTACTTTGTTTTTGGCACCAGAAAGGAACTCATGGACAGGAGCATCATCGATCGCAAGGGTGGCTTGCTCGGAATCGGCAAAGTGTCCACGGTGCATACTGGATTAATATCCGAGAAATTCACCGAATTCAATCTCCTGGACAACCAGACCATATCATTTCCCTCCACCAAAAAAGGCTATGCGATCCTTTCAAACCACGTAGCCGCGTCCTATCGCGTGGAGAAAGTCGATGGTCAAAACGTTCTTACCGTGATCGACCCCGAGATGTTTAGAAAACAGAAATTCGTGGTGATCGAACTATTGTAATGTTGCAATACGCTAACTAAAAAAAAGCCACCTTCAACGGTGGCTTTTTCATTTTTATTCGAAGTGTTTGAAAGCGGCGTATAGCATTCTGCCGCCGGCAAAGCCAAACAGTGCTTGCAGCATGTTTGGAACCAGTTCCGCGATTGCACCCGCCAAGCCGGATTGGGGAAGCAGCCAGGTGCCAAAGAAATATACGACCACCATGACGCTCACTCCGATAGCGGGAAAAAGAAAGGTGTAAAGAGCTTTCTTGCCGTGGCCAAAGCCGCAGAGCAAGCCTTCCAAACCCTTGGCGATCAAGGTGATCGGAGCAAAGATGGGAAAGCCGATCAAATCTGCGATGGCGGATCCGACTCCACCGGCAATCATGCCGACTTTCTTGCCGGCATAGAGACCGGCAAAAACCACGACCACGTCGCCAAAGTTAAAATATCCGCCTCCGGGGATGGGAATGCGGAACAAGAGAGTGCCCACTGTGACCATCACAGTGAGTCCGACCAGGAAATACCATTTCATTTCTTCTCCTTCAAATGACAGTGTAGGATGCGATTATCGATCATTTCACCCTTGAGCCGGGCTTCGCTAATGATAAAATACATCAACGCCAGCACCCGAGCCAGGGTGGATGTGAATCTATGTGTGAAGCCGGGCTTGGCAGATTGCTCCAGCGGGATCATGCTTTGGTGAAAGAGGATCTCAGCATGGGATAAAAACGCAGCGTCGTAGAGTATCTTGCCCAAGATCAGATACTTGGTGCGTCCGATACCGAGATTCAGTTTCAGAAGATCCGCATAGGACAGTAGCGAAAACACAGCATGGATAAAGAGCACCGTATTGAGCAACAACAAGATGCGTGCAGAACCAAAGTTCAGCCAATAGGGGATTGAACCTGCCGATCCCGTGGTCGTTTTTAAGCCGACAAAACCAAAGATCAGATAGACCGCCAACATGCTGATGGAAAAAGACACCAGCAGCTTCAGCTCTTTCAACAGGTGTTTCAAACCGCGGCGGAGGATCATGATCAGCGCGAGGATGCCGAAACAGAACAGTTGCACGAGGATGTTATTTAATAGTAGGATGCAAAAGACGACAATGAAAATGAGCAGTGCCATCAATGCGATAAACAGTTTAATCATGCTCGGCATCCACTTCGCTTAAGCCCTGACGGACAGTTTTGAAACAGATTCTGCGCGCACCGGGGATGACACTCTGATGACTGGCAAAAACGATGCAAACCGAATGTACGGACACTCTCTCGATGATATCATGCAAACGTGGAGATTCATCGATCATGACCAACGCCGGGCGAGCTTCTCTTTGCCTAGCAAGATCAAAGCTATCAAGCAGATAGTCTATCATCTGGTTTTCGTTGTTGATCTGCCGAGGCGGTTTCTGCAAAGCGGCATAGGCTTTGACGCTGAAAAGCTGGAGTGCCGATTGCTGTTCGAAATAGAGCTGATAAACGGGATTGACCGAGTCAAGCGCCTGCGGCACAAGCAGCTTACGCAAAAATGAAGTCTTCCCGCTGCCGTTATCTCCATGCAGGTGAAAGATATCGCCGATGCCAAACCAAAGCTCCCGTCTCACATCGAGATCAAAGCCCTGCCAAAGGGAATGGCTGCCGGTCGGGATCATAAACATCAGCGGGATTCCAGCAGTATCTGCTTGCGGGAGGAAAACATTTCTATGAGATCCAAAACCCCTTCTCGCCTGACGGGATCGAGGTATTTGAGCAGATCGATGAAGAGGATTCTCGGTGCTGAGGAGTGGATTGCCAAAAGGAACATGAGGATCACTTTCTGTCCGCCGGAGAGTTCTGAGACATCAGTATTGAAGGTAATATCGCACCCGCTGAGGCTTGCAAACGACTTTGTAAGCTCTTGGATAAGAGAGGCATGGATGTTATAGACGATCAGCTCTTCAAGCAGCTTTCCGCCTGAGATCAAAGGATGATCGGCATCACAGATGAGATAGTCTTTGGCGCGGTCGCTCAGCAGTAGGTTTATCATGTTTAGTGGCGGAGAGTCAGGGATTCGAACCCTGGGTACCCGTAAGGATACAACGGTTTTCGAGACCGTCCCGTTCAACCGCTCCGGCAACTCTCCGTCTCATTGTCTTTTTTGTCTGAAAAATTCGCTTAATAATGTGGCGCAGGTGCTTTCCATCACCCCTCGAACGACCAATGGATGATGGTTAAAACTTTTGTCCGCCAGAACGTTATAGACCGAGCCAACCGCTCCCGCCTTGGCATCGGAAGCCCCGAAAACCAAAGTCCCAAGCCGCGCCCAGATCAAGATCCCGGCACACATGATACAGGGCTCCAAGGTCACGTATAAACTGTATTCGTAGAGATACTTGATTTTTTGAGACAGGATTTTGTCAACAATCAATTTTTCCGCGTGCGCCAGAGGGTTCGAAGTCTCTCGAGTGCGATTGTGGTCCACATGGATCAATTCACCGTTTTTGACCAATACCGCCCCGACGGGGATTTCATCTCTCTCCCGCGCCAAAAGCGCTTGCTGCAAGGCTTTGTCCATCCAGTATTCGTGATCGGTGATATTCATGGGTCAAAAATGCTTCGAGCCCCTGTGGTGTCAAGTAAATCAATGCCGATGCTGCGGATGGGTATGCCTGTTATAGAGTCTCACTGAATTCTGCAAATCGTATCACATTGGCTGCAAATCGGCTAAACCCGAATATGGCGAGTATCACCATTTCTGCAAATGAGTATCACGATTTCTGCAAATAGAGTTTCATTGAATTCTGCAAACGGAAAGTCACAATATCCTGCATACAAGTGGCTTAGGATATTAGAGAACTCAAACTGATGGTTTGGGCTGTTATCGCATAAGAATATCACGAATTCTGCACATGAGTTTTCAACATGCTTCTGAAGATGCACTTATGCGTTCATCTCCTTAATCAGGTATTATCTGGCATCATCGCAGTTCTTATACTATTGTGCAGAAAGGACTTGACCACGGTTGCTACTGGTTCTATGTAGAACCCATAAGTTAACAGTCGGGTAACCGAGAAGGAGATCAAGATGACCAAGCAAAAGAAAGGCATGACACAGCTCGAGGAGATGGTGAAATCAGGCAGCCAATTAGTTCTGATGAGAGATGATGGTACGGAGCATCCAGTTGAATCTCTGGCAGAGAAGGCAGGGATATTGAAGTTAGGATCGACCATGAGAGTGATCGAGATGGAAAAGACTGGGTTGGATGGATCGGAGAGTGATCAGGTTGAAGATGATCCATACGCTAATGAGTTTCACTACAAGAGCTGGTGGAATCAGTTCCGGGGACCCTGGCTGCAATCGGAGAAGATGACCGAGGATGAGATCAAGATCAAAGCCGACGATGCCTGGGAATGCAGCGATTATAAGGAGATGATCAACCTGATGGCTGAGTTGATCTGCAGGCTCGAAAAGAAGAGATAATCGGTATCTTACTTACTTATTAACCCGGTTTTGCCGGGTTTTCTTTGTTACTCCTGGTTCATCTACCACAGTCTCTCATCCTTGATTGTGATGCGGGCAACAGTGATAATCTGTGATTTATCGGAATGAATACGAGATAATTCTCGATCCAGATCCGATATGCGCTGTTTATCTCTGAGTTGGTCTTCAAGGCTTTTTTTCTTTCTTTCTCTTTCCTCCACACGATAGATATAATAAAAAAAACACAGTAATATAAAAGTAATCATAGCTCACCTCATAGAATAAGCTAATGATGTTTCACTTATCCGCAACCTGACAATGCATCATTTAGCTAGGGCAAGGAGCTTATAGAGAGGATCAGTGGCAGTATAGACCTGGCTGATCCCAATTCAATGCGTAACTAATTCCATTGCTTGAGGTTCCTGATAAACCCATAGGTCGTGCCAAGGGTGCTTCTTGGGGATTTGCAAAACGTAATCTCAAAGTCACAGCACCAGTTTGCGGGTTTTCAGATAGTATCTCAATCGAGAAGTTACAATCTGCCCAAGATTGATCAATCCCGGGGTTAGACCACTTCGAAAACACTCTGTTGTATCCCATGGAGAAGCCGTCATGAACATCTCCAAAAGCATCGCCTCGCAGATCGCTTTCTTCGATTGAGTCCCCCTGATACCATCTATTTGTACCGCCCTCACCACGATCATTGAGACAATAGTACCTACCCCAATTGCCTGTGTTACCATATTGAAATCTGCCACAATAATCTCTTTCATCATACCCTCTAGGGTTTGGGATGGATTTTTGAATTCTGATATTGGCTGGCAAGTCAATGCTATAATTGGGTGATGGAGACAGATTATGTGAAAAGTTCCACCTACCGTCAGCTGACAATACATTTATGCACCCGTCGTAAAACCCGTTAGGTTCTGGCAAGTTAACATTGCTATATATTTCACTAGATTCAATATATTCGTTGTTACTTCTGTTGATCGCTCTGTACACGTAAATACCTTTTCCGTACGCTGTGTCAAGTTCTGGATCAAGTCGCTGGCGATTCTCTATAACGTAGAAGCGGTTTGGACTACTCGTGGGTATCTTCAATGCAGTAAAATTTGTCATGTAATCTGGAAGAGTAACGATTTCATCGGAAGCTACAGTGTTATAATTCATCCAAGTTAGCTTCTCCCTCTCCCATGCATTCATCCCCCAAATGGATGTACCCCATCCGACTTGATTTGCACTTAAAACTGATAGTCCGGCCAATCGCCCATTATGTCCATAAGGAAAAAGAGCGTGAGCCAATTCATGTAAACAAACATGGGTAATTCCATTAAACCCACTTTCCCTCATCCCTCCTTGAGCTGAGCCCCGTCCCCAGCCACCAATCTTCACTGGTTGACCCAAGATCATGTCTTGGCTCGTGTAATCTGGTATGGGTGTATAACCAGTGTAGTTAATACTCGGAAACATGTCACTTAATCTAAATCTATAGACTATGAAAACCCAATCTACGTACCTGTCAGCATCAGTGGATGGATTTTCATAATAGTCATGGTCATATGGGGTATTTGTTTTCCAATGATCATACTGCGCGTAATCAATCAATGGGTCCATTTGAGCTAAGGTAGTGTCTCAAAGGTTGGTGTAATACAAGATTTATATTGACATGCCATAAATACTGATTATATTGTCTCATATCTAAACTTAGAAGGAGTGAGAAATGGGACGACCTAAGCAGAGCTTGGATTCATGCACATTGGAAGCCATTGAGCAATCAATATCAGC includes these proteins:
- a CDS encoding ECF transporter S component, with product MKWYFLVGLTVMVTVGTLLFRIPIPGGGYFNFGDVVVVFAGLYAGKKVGMIAGGVGSAIADLIGFPIFAPITLIAKGLEGLLCGFGHGKKALYTFLFPAIGVSVMVVVYFFGTWLLPQSGLAGAIAELVPNMLQALFGFAGGRMLYAAFKHFE
- the tadA gene encoding tRNA adenosine(34) deaminase TadA; this encodes MNITDHEYWMDKALQQALLARERDEIPVGAVLVKNGELIHVDHNRTRETSNPLAHAEKLIVDKILSQKIKYLYEYSLYVTLEPCIMCAGILIWARLGTLVFGASDAKAGAVGSVYNVLADKSFNHHPLVVRGVMESTCATLLSEFFRQKRQ